The genomic region CACCAGGATGAGGCCGATGCCCATATTGAAGACGCGGTACATTTCATCCAGAGGCACCGATCCGCGCGCCTGAATTGCCTCGAAAATCGGTAGCACCGGCCAGGACCCGCGGCGAATCCGCGCGCCGCATCGCGCCGGAAAAACCCGCGGTAGATTATCGGTGATCCCTCCGCCGGTGATATGGGCAATACCCTTGATGGGACAGCATTCCATCAGCGACAGCACCTGCTTGGCGTAAATCCGCGTGGGAGTTAGCAAGGTCTCGCCAAGCACCCCGCCCAATTCCGGCACGACCGTTTCAACGGTCAACCGGCTTCGCTCCAGCAACACCTTCCGCACGAGCGAAAAGCCGTTGCTGTGCACGCCGCTGGATGCCAACCCGATGACGACATCACCCGGAACAATCTGTTTGCCGTCGATGATCTTCGGCCGATCGACCACGCCCACGGCAAATCCGGCCAGATCGTATTCACCTTCACCGTAAAAGGAAGGCATCTCGGCCGTTTCGCCGCCGATCAACGCGCATCCGGCTTGACGGCAGCCATCGGAAATCCCCTTCACCACCGCCGCCGCCGTCGCGATGGACAGTTTGCCGGTGGCAAAATAATCGAGGAAGAACAATGGCTCCGCGCCGCTCACCGCGATATCATTGACGCACATGGCCACCAGATCGATGCCGACCGTGTCATGTTTATCCATCAGGAAGGCGATCTTCAGCTTCGTCCCGACGCCATCCGTCCCCGACACGAGCACCGGATCCTGATAACGATTAGCCTGGAAGCGGAAGAGGCCGCCGAAGCCGCCCAGATCGGTCATCACCTCAGGGCGAAACGTGGCCCGCACATGCGGCTTGATTCGTTCGACGAATTCATCGCCGGCATCGATATCAACTCCGGCATCACGATAAGTAGTCATAGGGGCCGCATCTTAACGAGCCGACTGATAGCGGGTCAACAAGGAG from Nitrospira sp. CR1.1 harbors:
- a CDS encoding phosphoribosylformylglycinamidine cyclo-ligase, with the protein product MTTYRDAGVDIDAGDEFVERIKPHVRATFRPEVMTDLGGFGGLFRFQANRYQDPVLVSGTDGVGTKLKIAFLMDKHDTVGIDLVAMCVNDIAVSGAEPLFFLDYFATGKLSIATAAAVVKGISDGCRQAGCALIGGETAEMPSFYGEGEYDLAGFAVGVVDRPKIIDGKQIVPGDVVIGLASSGVHSNGFSLVRKVLLERSRLTVETVVPELGGVLGETLLTPTRIYAKQVLSLMECCPIKGIAHITGGGITDNLPRVFPARCGARIRRGSWPVLPIFEAIQARGSVPLDEMYRVFNMGIGLILVVAPDHADRVMAKARELGEQAYHIGEMAAQQTEEGVVEYGG